One Carettochelys insculpta isolate YL-2023 chromosome 1, ASM3395843v1, whole genome shotgun sequence genomic window, AGAAATGCCACATGGTTGATCTAATACataggaaaaggaaaacaaaacagactGGAAGTTGAATGGATAAAAAGAGTGGAAACACACAGCTGACAAAACAAAAGATGTATGTTACCTTGGAGGCCAAAGCTTCTGTCAGGAACAAAACAGGGATGGTCACAGACCACAACTCCACCTCTGAGCTATGGAAGAGTCTGTATCTGAATACAAATCCAAACAGCTCTTCATTTATCTAAGTTGTCATGAACGAATGCCTACAGCGAGGGTTAAATCCGGAGtgtgtgggttctctgttggcaagcagccagggctgtgtctacactatagtgatcctGCAtgagaagtttttccagaagagatcttccaaaaaacttcttttgaaagtgcacatccacacacaaaagagcggCTCAAAAGATcgacctgctctttcaacagagagcatccacacagcccctgctctttcaaaagaatcagcCTGGGATCaaacactccagcaccaggaggacggctctttcaaaagaagggcccacgCAGCATCTAGGCAGTGTTTTCCCCCCAAAGAATCTTTTCCTCATCTTGGAGAGGAAGAGTGCCGCATGaaaaagggccacattctttTGTATTCAGATCCAAACAGCACATTGTGCGTGTAGATGCGCTgcggttttttttttccaaaagcccTGGCTTGTCTGAAAAAatttgctagcgtagacacagcccaggtgagtgaatgggaagggtgtggggcgggggaggatattttgaattgaagcagttacctgaaGAGGAGTCTTTCATTTCTGTGGCCAGATGAGAGAGAcagatgtttaagcctgagcaggcttatggaattcagtaaatatccaggcctcaaggAGATCTGGAtgtacagatatgtaagtagaaaagaaatgtttagtcaggtgcaatcagattatttttcattttggttttggttttggtgcaTGAATTTTTAAGCTGGCTGATGTACTCCCTGTACACTGCAACTTTTAAAGTGGATcatgggaagtaattctctgtgctttaacctgCGCTTTTTTTAGTTGATCTGTAAGACATACTTATCGAGTACGCTTCATCATGCAaatcttttattttattaataactCACCTTTTTccaggcaatgatttgattcttgtGTATCCTAGAGAAGTGTCTGCATGTACGCATGCCTAACACTTCTTCCTccttgttttcaagctctctcctaaaaGTGGATTAAGAGCTTAGGGTTACTCCACAGGgaaacatcccaagtgtgtcatCCTGGGTTCTagagaggggttttctcacttgggcagtggcagctacctccctggaccagggaatctgtgaccttgggaagcttttaagcagaagcctatagaggcaaagaATTTGTAAGGTCTctggcaggcccccactttctgccctcggagtgtcagagtggggaccAGCTTTGACGTAAGTGTTTGTACGATGCTAATCATTCTATTTCTGGAGTGGGTCTGTCGCTCATGCCCAGTTCTAGAATCAACATGCAGGATATCAGAGACAGTCCCTGAATGACATAATCTATTTATTTATGACTTGCTGAGGGCTGACAATGAACTCAGTTCTGTAAGggtcacagagaaagaaatggTTCCTGCCCTAAGGAGTTAATATACCTAATAGCATACGAATCAAACACAAACCGCACTGGCTGCCCAACACAGTTTGACCTGTGGGGAGAGGACTTCCTATTTGCTGATACCATTAACATgactctcactgctgcctctgtggTTTAGTGTCTTCTGATCACAGTGGAGTCTTCATGCCTCCTGACCTACTTAGCAGCGGTATGAATGTTCAGTTTGCTGGTTCCATGGGACCACTAGCAATGAGGCAACAGAGGGTTTTCTTGTCATGTCTCCATCTATCACTCTGTCCCCATGACTGACTCATTCTTCTGCAACAAAGAAAAAGCCTTCTGACCTGATGCAGCCACCAAAGCTATTCTAAACTATTTCAAGCTGAGCTGCTGGAATGAACTTGTATCTGTCACTGTGTTCCATTTGGGAACACCCTTAGTTCTCTTTTAGGACCCCTGAGCATCACAAACATGCTTGATGCTCAGTTGTGTTCTGTGGTTGTTGTTATGTATACTATTGACACCGGTAAGAGTGGATAGTGGAGCCAATCACATGGGCTCAGTCACATGCTGCTCAAATGAGTGTATGGGGAAGTTTCCAAGGACTTAAACTCCAGGGAGATATGCCAGGGTCAAATTTGTCCTGTTATATTGTGGTTAGGGTGAGACATGGATCTAGGGACGGCATATCTGATAAGGGAAATCACAGATTTGTATAGCAAAATCAACTGTGTGCTGCTTAATGTTTCTTTATAGCAAATCCAGTCAGGTACCATTAATCAGTACATGAACACACCAAGTAAGGAAAATTATCTTTACCTTCAGACAAAGAATGGGAAAATGTAGGCAAAATGCAAGGAAAGTTTTCTGGCATTGAACTGTAGTGTACTGGGCCATGGAAGTCTCCCTAAGGAGGTAGTAGAAACTCTATCATTTGTGACCTTTTAAACTCCACCAGAACATAGAAGTTGCAgattgggtcagaccaacagtcTGTCCAGTCCAGCAACCAACCTGAAAGTGGCTAgacccttttctgctgcacagaaATATCTTAGAATCCCACAACAGACACATatggaatattttaaattatgtggTATAAGGAACTACCCAGTATTGGCAGAGGTTGGCCTAGACTATTAAATGGGGCTTTTCCATTTGTGAGTCTATAAAATACCAGCTTctcttactggaaaaaaaaacaaacgtaAACTTAATCTCTTCCTTAGCAGACTCCAGGGCTACTTCTCAGCAATCACGAAGAAAATCACAGAGCAGTAGACCTAGGAATCCAGTCACCATAGTGCCATCTGACACACCAGGTACCAGTCATTAATTATGGTAACATATTTCTCCTGTTGGCTTCTGTGGCAGCAGAAGCCCAGTGTTGTGTGTTTTCCAGATCCCAGCTTTTAATGCCATGTGTTAGATTTTGTCATCCATCTGGCAGCAGCAGTTATTAATGTGGGTATTTTTCATTTTGCCTCAAAGAATTGCGGGAGGGACTAGTTTTCACTGGCGCATTATGTGCCACTGAAAATCTCACTGAAGTGATAATATCCCCACTGTGTTAAAACATTTGTCTGATGTTCTGTGTGGCTCCTTTGGATTCCATAGGTTATTGTGGGATGCCCAAGCCAGTGGAATATGCCACAGTTAGCATGGAATATGTCTTGGGCCAGGAACTGCATTACAAGTGTCTGAGTGGTTATGAAGCTCGACCTCCGACTTCTGATATCAGCGTATGTAAGGAAGAAGGTGGGAAAATCTTCTGGACAAGCCTACGTCTGCAGTGCCATAATGACAGCAGGGCTGGAGAAGTGACAGGTAAGACTGGTTGTCCTGGTGTTGTCTAGTCCTGTATGAATAAGATGTTAATTTCAGATCAGATTCATCTCCCTTTGTGCAAACATGAGCCATCTCCAGCTAGCTGTGAGATAGGTGTAGGAACAACGGGGAATCTTCAGAGGTTCTGATAGGGATGTGGAATCCATccatggggagggaagaggaaaggCTGGTATTGCATTTCATTCACCATCTTGGTCCCATCATGAAGCAGGTGGCTGCCAGCAAAAGCAAAGATAGATTCAGGCCAGATTGTGCCAGACCCTTGTGCAGACCCAGTTTCTCCAGACACAGCACTGGCAGATAAGGGGAAAAAAGTGTCCTTATCACAGATGAGGTCTGCAAAGCCTCCCAGTCCATCCCCGTTAAGTGCCACTTCTCAGAGCTTATCTGCCATTCCCACGAAACACTGGAACTAAATCACGCCTTTGAAAATTCAAAAAAATCATCTCATCTGAGTCCCCCTTGCAGCACTGGGAATTTTGGGACTACACTGCACTCCAGGCAGAACTAGAGAAGGTCTTTCAGCTTCCAAGCCAATGATGAGCTGGCAGAACCTAAGAACAATGCactggaaggtgggggagggggaggtattCAAACCTGAGTGCCCTTTTTCCAGTATGGAACTATGCAGGTTCCCTAAGCATATGACTGCTGTTCCTCCCAGCCTGTCCAAAAATCGAAGTGATTCAAAGCCCTTCAGCCAGGTGCTATTACCTTAATGGACCTTCTCCCTCTTTTCAGTAAAGTGCCCTGCCCCACTCTACCTTGAGTCTGCTGAGATTACCATTGACAAGTTCATGGTGGGCAGCAAGGTGCAATACCCGTGTGAACCTGGCTATAAAAGCACAGTCGGGCAGGCTAATTTTATTGTCTGTAACAATGACAACGGATTCATTCACTGGACCACAAGTGCTTCTGTATGCACAGGTAAGTAATCACCTTCCTTCCTGCTAGGTCTAAGCACATCCCTCATATCCACAGGCAATATTCAATAGATTGTGCTATTCTAGCGGCAACACAATACTGCAGtaatgaattttgttttgtgttcctACCTCTTCCTTGCATATCCACCATTCAGTTATTGACTCCCTCTGGCAATACCACACCTAATTCACATGGCTGTGCATACAATGAAATAAAACAATGGTTTCagtttattattactatttaacAATAATTCCTTCTAAGCTAGAAACGCCACATGGTTTGAGCTGGTGCATAAAAAATGGAAAGTAAAACAGACTTTAACCAGAAATTGAACCAGACCAATATAGAGTCACACTGCAAGCTGAGACAATAGGAAAATGGAAACACACTGGTTACACAGTGAAAGACATAGGCGACCCGTCAGAGGCCAGAGTTTCTGTCAGGAACGAAACAGAGCCAAAACCAAACTCCGCCTCTGAACCTTGAAAAAAACCTGGATCTGAATATAAATCCAGCCTGCCCTTTCTTTATTTGGGTGTTTAGAGCATGTTAAGGTGTGccccagtggcctaatggataaggcattggCCTCCTAAGCCAGGAattgtgggttcaagtcccaTCTGGGGTGAAGACTAACTTCATTAGACTATGTTAACCATCCTAATTCCAGAGTGGAGGACTTGCTGTTTGCTTATCCCAATCTCATGACACTAACTGCTGCCTCTGTGGTTTAGTCCTTTCTAACCACAGCAGGGCATCCAGGCTTCCTGATCTACTTATCAGAAGTATGAATGTTCAGCCCCATGGGAGCACTGGCAATGAGGTAACAAGATGGCTTCCCTCTCACATCTCCCAAAAACACCCTGTTCCCAACACTGCCTCCTTCTTCTTCAGCAAAGAGAAAACTCCCTCTGACTTCATGCACCCTCCAAAGCTATTTTGAACTATTTCAATCTGATTTGATGGAGGGCTCTTGTTTCTGTCACTGTGCTCCATTTCGGTGCACCCATAGTTCTAGTCTTCTTTGCTAGGAGCCCTGAACTTCACAAATGTGCTTAAAGCTcaaagtatgtctacactactgggaagatcaaccagggtcaatcttccagagttcagttttacTCAGCTGGTAGAGATGCGTGGAATCAAACTATCTGCAGTCGGCAGTCAACCCTTGTGCTCCTCGACACCATGACgcataagggaagttgatgggagaaactctcccattgacatccctctgtgtggacagccaggtgagttgattgcagataagtcgagtCTAGCTACgccattgctgtagctagaattgtgtatctgccatCAACCTATGTCCCTAATGTAGAACAAGCCTCAGTTGTGATCGCTGGCCATTGTTACATATACATAGACACTGGTAAGAATGGATAGTGGAGCCAATAACATGCTCCGCCACATGCTGCACTAATGTGAGTATGAAGCAATTTCCATACACTTAAGATGAAATATACAAGAACTCAATTAGTCCTGTTATGCCTGAGGTATAAGAGGCTGGCGACAGAGGgcctttttgctggcagaggcatgttcacacggcctctttactgccggcacccaCCTCTGCTGAGCCTGAGCTCTTGtgtagctatgctaatgagcataggaccatgctaatgagcggccatttgcaattttgaagctgctcattagcatggaccagCTGTGAAATctgtgccatgtagacccagccatagtctAGTTTATATATTTAATCCTGCTATGCACCATTAACTCACACATGAACATACAACATAGGGAAATACTACCTTTACCATCAAAGTAATAATGGGAAGATATAGGCAAACCATGAGGAAAATTTCCTGGCATTGAGATTTAGTCTAATGGGCTGTGGAACTGTCTCCCTAGGGAGGTAGTAGGAATCCTGTCatttgtgactttttaaaataggcaacaccaaaaaacaaacaaaagaacatAGGAATTGATAGATTAGCTCCCTGTATTGGGAGGGGCCAGACCCTGGTGCTTCAGAGAAAGACCTAAGAATCCCACAGCAGGCACATATGGAATATTTTGAACAATGTAGGGGCAAAATATATGCTGGAAGGAACTACCCTGTATTGGCAGGCATTGGCCTAGACCAGGGGTTGGCTCCGGAGACATATGAGACTCTTTAaaaacttctttgtggctcctgactctATAATTTGAaagtaaaaattattttcaatattttggcgaacatctaaaagcccaacaatgaacaactcatctctaAATGGCAAACCATCTGTGATCTCAAAACGCTGGatgactccccctttaatatgtgcagggcattgtgggatatgtgtgtgtgctgttcttaaaataggggttacaaaaagtacggtttgacctTGTTTATTAAGGagcatctcatattcacatggtTTGAGGCTCTCAAATTATTCAGTTTTTTAccacatttgaaaaaatggctcttcttgctcttttggtggctgacccctggcctaggcaGTCAAATGGGGCTTTTGCGTTTGTGATTCTATAGACTACCTGCTtgtcttacagaaaaaaaaaaacaccgaaCTTAATCTCCTCCTCAGGGCACTTCAGTGATGCTTCACAGCAGTCAGGAGGAACACCACAAAGGAGTGCACCTGAGAATCCAGTCACCATAGTGCCATCTGATGCAGCAGGTACCAGTCATCCATTTCAGTAACATGCTTCTGCTGTTGGCTTCCATGGAAGCAGAAAAAGGCCAGTGTTGAGGGTTTTCCACATCCCAGCCTGTGATGTTGTGTATTGGATTCTGTCATTATTGAGTCAGACACAACAGTTAGAAAACCCAAGTGCTAGGAGTTGTGAGCAgatgatggcatttttcataaTGCACCAAAGAATTAGGAGACTGCTTTTCTCCACACAGACACTGATGTGATAAGAGCAACCGTGGGATAAAAATTGTGCCTAACTAATTGTCTGGTGCCTTTGGATTCCATAGGTTATTGTGGGATGCCCAAGCCAGTGGAATACGCCACAGATAGAGTGATGGAGTACACTGTGGGTCAGGAACTTCATTACAAGTGTCTGAGTGGTTATGATGCTCAACCCCCAACTTCTGACATCAGCGTATGTAAGGAAGAAGGTGGGAAAATCTTCTGGACAAGCCTACGTCTGCAGTGCCATAATGACAGCAGGGGTGGAGAAGCGATGACTCTATCGCTTCCAATTACAGGTACAACGGGATGTCCTGGTGTTCACTAGGCCCACATGAATGGGGTATTAGCTCCAGCTCAGATTCATCTCCCTTTGCTCAGGTGGCTGTCATCTCCAGCTGGCTGAGATAGGTGTAGGGAACAGTAGGAACTCTTCAGAGGTTCCAACTGGGGTGTGGAAACCACCCATGGGGAAGCGAAGAGGAAGTGACAGCTTGTAGTCTGgtcttgggattctttcatcctcTGGGTCACTTCACTAGGCAAGTGGCTGCCAGCAAAAGCAATGATCACTGTGGGGCTAGGCTGTGCTGACCCAGTTTTTCCAAATGTGTTGCAAAGCTCCTCCTCAGCCTTGGTGGGCCTCATGCTGGTTTGCTGGCTTCAGAGGCTTGCAGCAGCCCTGAGTTGAGGCACTTTCTCTAGGGCACCAGCTGCCATTTGTTGAGCTGCTCTCATCATTGTCCAGCAAGGGGCAAAGTGGGGAAACCCAATTCCATAGTCTCTGGTCACCTCCAAGTGGTACAGGGCAGGACTTACCAAAACCAGTCCTGTTCTCATGCTGTAATGGGAAGAGGGTGGTTTGGGGAGCCTGAGCTCACCCTcttctctgggctccagcccagagaccctgtgAAAGAAGCTACCTGCAAACATCTCCAACAAGTCATCTAAGAGCTGcgactccctgggccacttcctaggGCCCTGTCCAGCACTTTCCTTAGCTGCATGTTCTTCTCTGGCATCTTGTTGCACTTGCTCCTCCTGGATCCTCCACAGCACCTTCTCTCCTCAGCTCTTGCACACAGTCTTAACTGGCTGTTAATTGACCCACATGTGTCCTAATTAGTCTGACTCCCTGGCCTCTGGGAACCTCTTAAATGGCTCCAGGTGCATTTATTGTCTTGAATTCCCTGATTGATTCTTGCAAGTTCCTGATAGTTCTAGAGTAGCCTCTCGTAGTTTACCCTGGGAAGAGGGACCTATTTAATCCAGGGCTAATATACTTCCCTTCTACTATTCTCCTTTAGCCCCCCCTGGCCTGATTCTGTCACAATGCCATTAGCAGGTAAGGAAAAAGAAGTGTCCTTATCATAGATGAGATCCAAAAGCCTTCCAATCAAGCAACATTAACTGCCACTTCTCAGAGCACACCTGCCATCCCAGCAACATGCAGGGGCTGAGTTCACCCATGTGAAAAGCTTCAGAATATGGTGGCTCATCTGAGTCCCTCCTGTAGTGCTGGGACTTTTGGGATTTCAGTGAGCTGTAGGCAAATCTATGTTAGGTTTTTATATACCTCATATTACCACAGTATTCAAGCACCTCACAAAGCGTCATTTATTTGTCTGTACAACACCCCTCTGAGGTAGGGCAGAACTATCATCCCCATTTCACAGGCTCAGATAGGATAAGGCCCAGATGCCGAATTGATTTCTGCAGAAGTTAGGAGTCTATGCACCATTTTGAATCCAGACCTAAGTAATGTGTTTAAAGTCACAGATCAAGCCTGTAGCAAAACAAGGaattgagcattggtctgctaatgTCTAAGCGAAGACCTTATGGctggaccatccttccttccCAGCTGGCATAAAATAATATTGTGCCCCTTGGTGAGATCTCAGTTCCTCAGATGTTGCTGCTCACGTCACATCCATGTATAACAGGTAGTAGACAGGGC contains:
- the IL2RA gene encoding interleukin-2 receptor subunit alpha isoform X4; translation: MELVFLLLWGILNSKAVTGLGNGKCPEPPYTAFAEITVDKIMVGTKGLHWCGPGYKRKIGASNVIYCKNDTGRIQWTSETFACIPDSRATSQQSRRKSQSSRPRNPVTIVPSDTPGYCGMPKPVEYATVSMEYVLGQELHYKCLSGYEARPPTSDISVCKEEGGKIFWTSLRLQCHNDSRAGEVTVKCPAPLYLESAEITIDKFMVGSKVQYPCEPGYKSTVGQANFIVCNNDNGFIHWTTSASVCTGHFSDASQQSGGTPQRSAPENPVTIVPSDAAGYCGMPKPVEYATDRVMEYTVGQELHYKCLSGYDAQPPTSDISVCKEEGGKIFWTSLRLQCHNDSRGGEAMTLSLPITGKRGVPQEK
- the IL2RA gene encoding interleukin-2 receptor subunit alpha isoform X1 — its product is MELVFLLLWGILNSKAVTGLGNGKCPEPPYTAFAEITVDKIMVGTKGLHWCGPGYKRKIGASNVIYCKNDTGRIQWTSETFACIPDSRATSQQSRRKSQSSRPRNPVTIVPSDTPGYCGMPKPVEYATVSMEYVLGQELHYKCLSGYEARPPTSDISVCKEEGGKIFWTSLRLQCHNDSRAGEVTVKCPAPLYLESAEITIDKFMVGSKVQYPCEPGYKSTVGQANFIVCNNDNGFIHWTTSASVCTGHFSDASQQSGGTPQRSAPENPVTIVPSDAAGYCGMPKPVEYATDRVMEYTVGQELHYKCLSGYDAQPPTSDISVCKEEGGKIFWTSLRLQCHNDSRGGEAMTLSLPITVAVIVFLIIFIILACLIVQKPWKERSSTGKVNAEKYIATAAAKVEMKNEEEAQRLKLDV
- the IL2RA gene encoding interleukin-2 receptor subunit alpha isoform X2, whose amino-acid sequence is MELVFLLLWGILNSKAVTGLGNGKCPEPPYTAFAEITVDKIMVGTKGLHWCGPGYKRKIGASNVIYCKNDTGRIQWTSETFACIHSRATSQQSRRKSQSSRPRNPVTIVPSDTPGYCGMPKPVEYATVSMEYVLGQELHYKCLSGYEARPPTSDISVCKEEGGKIFWTSLRLQCHNDSRAGEVTVKCPAPLYLESAEITIDKFMVGSKVQYPCEPGYKSTVGQANFIVCNNDNGFIHWTTSASVCTGHFSDASQQSGGTPQRSAPENPVTIVPSDAAGYCGMPKPVEYATDRVMEYTVGQELHYKCLSGYDAQPPTSDISVCKEEGGKIFWTSLRLQCHNDSRGGEAMTLSLPITVAVIVFLIIFIILACLIVQKPWKERSSTGKVNAEKYIATAAAKVEMKNEEEAQRLKLDV
- the IL2RA gene encoding interleukin-2 receptor subunit alpha isoform X3; amino-acid sequence: MELVFLLLWGILNSKAVTGLGNGKCPEPPYTAFAEITVDKIMVGTKGLHWCGPGYKRKIGASNVIYCKNDTGRIQWTSETFACIRYCGMPKPVEYATVSMEYVLGQELHYKCLSGYEARPPTSDISVCKEEGGKIFWTSLRLQCHNDSRAGEVTVKCPAPLYLESAEITIDKFMVGSKVQYPCEPGYKSTVGQANFIVCNNDNGFIHWTTSASVCTGHFSDASQQSGGTPQRSAPENPVTIVPSDAAGYCGMPKPVEYATDRVMEYTVGQELHYKCLSGYDAQPPTSDISVCKEEGGKIFWTSLRLQCHNDSRGGEAMTLSLPITVAVIVFLIIFIILACLIVQKPWKERSSTGKVNAEKYIATAAAKVEMKNEEEAQRLKLDV